The genomic region AGTAAACAGAATCATCAATACAGATATTCCAGATATAAACTCCAGAGCTTTACCTTTCGCCAACATTAACAGGAGGGAAGCCAAAAGAATTGTCAGAATCGCCAATGGTATTACGTATTCACTTGTCCCCCCAAACAGATAAACAAGTCCCCATCCTGAAGCATATGCCGTAACGCCCAAGATTATGAGAAGAAACATGAGTAGTGTGAAAACAACAGAGGGAGTCCTAGCTACTCTGGTGAAAAACTCATAAATGAGATATCTAGTCTTCTTTGTGCTCTGAGCCTCGTTATAGGCCAAGAACAGGGCAACAATTGACGGAACGAGGGAAATCAAGAAACCTTTTAGGCCAAATACAATGTAATACTTAGGAACCACAAGAAAGCTCCAGATTCCAAGGATGTAACCAGTAATGAGCAGAGCCATCAGTATGTTTACCTTTTTCATTGCGAACCCCCCGTATTCTAGAACATTCAATGCAGTATGTAACAAGCTGTATAAAAACATTATGGCATAAGGATTTGGAATTACAAAAGAAGTGATTTTAAAGGTTCAAATAAGTTTCAAAATTGACGATTATTTCGTTCACGACTGTCCACGCCATAAGAGGCTCACGGTAGAGGCTGACCTTTCTACCCTTAACGGGACTCCTGAAGTCGCCGTGGGGAAAGCCACCGACGATTACGACCGGGTTTTCGAGCTCAGCGAGGCTCTTTCCGAAGTCCCTTGGCTTTACCAGTTCACCTTCCTCGTGCATAACGAAGACTTCATCCGGGCCAATTTCCTCGATGAGCTCACCCAGCGTTTTCTCCTCCAGTCTTAACAGCTCAAGGTCCTTCGGAACAACCCTATTCTTGAAGAGGCTCTCCATCAAACCGAGGAAGCGGTTGTAGTTCCTCGGAAGCCTCGTCTCGGGCTTTATGTAGATTACCTCGTCGTTCCTCGTGTGAACGTAAACCCTGAGCTTCCCCTCCTTGTTGGCTATGCTCTCAAGGGCGTTGAGAAGGCAGATGTGCACTATGTCCGGCCTGCCGCGCCTATCACCGTCTTCAAGCTTCTTGAGAGCCGAATGGTGGTAACTACTATCAAGGATTACTTCCTCCGGCTTCTTACCCCTTCTCCTAGCGTAGTTCACAACGGCCGGATGCTCTACTATTGACTTTGGAACGAGTTCCAGCTCGGAATCAGCTATCACCAGGTGGAGCACACTCCTCCCTCCTCGGCTTTATTCCCTTCTCCTCGAGTTCGTCAAGGATTCTCTTAAAGGTGTCAATCCTCATGCCAAGTATCTCCGGTGGAATTACTCCGAAGATACAGCTACCCTCTGAAACCAGTCTGGCTATGGCTGAGGCTGTGTAACCAGTAACCCTCGCCATTGACGTGAATTCCCTCTCCTCATCTAGGAGGGTGTAGCTTATCTCCCTCTCCGGTTCCCGGCCAACCACCTTCAAAACGGAGAAGTCCGGGCTCTCGTAGGTCATGAGCGGGGTTATAACTTCAAGGGTTTTATCAACGTGCTCCGGTTTGAAGAAGCCGAGCTCTTTCAAAACCCTCATCTTCTCAAGGTGGCCCGGCCACCGGAGCGTCCACTCCTCAAGCCTCTCGACCCTTACGCTTTCGAGCAGACTCCTCAGGCCGTCGCTCGGAAAGGCCTCGAAAGTGAATCCCTCGATTTTCACCGTTTTAACTTCCGAGAGCGGGTCTATAGAACTGAGCTCCCCGTCCCTGATAAGCCTCGCGGGTCTCGTGTACTCTTCAATTAAATCCTTCGGGGACCATGTAATTCTGTAATAAAGTGGTGGCCTCGGCTCCTTCGGAAGGCCACCGACGTAGATGTAGCCCTCACTCATGTCGTCTAGCTCGTTCCAGATTCTCCCCATGAGAATGTGGCTCAGCCCGGGGGCGAAACCGGCATCGAAGATAACAGTTACCTGGGCATTTTCCGCTTCCTCACGGAGTTCGAGAGGGTTCTCGGGCATGAATGAGACATCAACCATGTCCACTCCGGCCTTTATGGCGGCTTTGATTGATGAATAGCCAAAGCGACCAGGTAAAGCACCGACCACGAGCTCAAATCCCCTCATAACCTCCACGAGCTTATCGAAGCGCGATGCGTCAACCTTCAGCGGTGTAGCAAACTCGGAAACGGCTCCCAGTCTTTCCTCGCTTAAATCTGCCACGTAAACCTCGAACTCGTCCTTCAGGTCCCACGCTATAGCTTTACCAACGTTTCCAGCGCCGAGAACGAGAACCTTCATAGCTGACACCGATGGAGTTTTGGATTGAGCCTTAATAAGGTCTCCCAATACTTCCCTAAGTGCTAAAGTTTTTAAAGGGACTAAGAGTATCACCTGCGGTCAGAATGAAGATAAAAGCTTCGTTGATTGCGTTGATATTGCTGGCCTTTACTATTTCCACCATTTCCCAAGTTAGTGCAAATAGCATGGGGAAGACAAACGTAACCTTGTCATGTAGCCCGCTGATTGTTAAGGCCGTTGACTCCAAATACGGTTTAGAATTCGTAGCCGAAGGAACTTGCAAGGGGCATGTACTCAACCCGAAAAACACAACGGTAGTCCCCATAGATGAAACATACTATATCATCAATGCCACAGGTCCGTTTTATGGAGAATACAAAAGCACTCTCTTTGTCAAAAATGGTCAATACAAGCCGGGAGATATGATCCCAATTGAGCTTCACGTTAGAGCCCTTTATCAACCCGTGAATTTAATACCCTGGATTCTGAGGCACGACTCCACAAACGTGAGCCTTCAAGGAACCCTCTGGGTTCATCCCGTGGGAGAAAAAAAGAATTCCATTATACCAGTCGGCCTGTACTGGAAAGGACTCGTCCCTGTTAAGGCTGACTGGGTGAGCATTATAAGCGGGACCCTCATTGTGGTATCGATTCTCCTAGGGATTATACTCGGGTTTATGGGCTCCCTAGCAGTTAAGGGCAAAAGGCTCAAAAATACGCTCTGGACCTCGGGCTTTCTGTTCGGCTGGCTGGTTGTTTCAGTGGTTGCCTCTACGGGTCTGAAAACCCAGGTAGGAGGCCTCGTAGTCATTCAACTCCTTTTTACGGCAGTGTGGTTCTCGTCGATAAACTACGCACTGTACCTCGTCCTGCCCAAACCGGTGAAAACTCCCAAGAACATTGCGATGGCCCTTTATCTTACAGCAGTTGTGTTCTCCTTTGTCTGGAGTATCTTGACGAGAAATAGCGCATTTATTCTTGGGACACTAATCCTCCTTGTGATTTTTGAGGTTCTGCTAACGAGGGGAATACAGAGAGGATTAGACGAACTCAAGGTCAAAGGGGAAGAGATAGACCCTTACTCCCTGGGAGTACTACCGTTTGTGGGTTACTTCCTTTCCCTCTTGTTCCTGGGTGGGATCATGAAGTCAGTACAGTTTACACTTTTTGCCACTGCATTCTTTGGAATCAGTCTGCTCGCTGGATTAGTAACAATAAGATACTATCGGAAAAAGGGTAATATACACGAACCGACCAGCGTCTATTAGTGTTCCCAATGCTCGGCTTTCTCAGGAGAAGAAAGCTCCGGAACTTAAGGAAAAACACGGAAGAGACCCTTGTGATGCACGTAGGTGACACTCCGGAAAGCGTTTACCGCTTCATTGAACGGCTAATAGACGATTACCGTCCGGAGATAATAATTCACACGGGCGATTTGGTTGACAACGTTAAGCTTGAGAGAAAACCTGAGCTAAAGCCGGCCTATGAAGCCGGGCTGAGGAAGCTTGCCCGCATACTCAAGGGCTCGAAGGCAAAGCTTTACATCGTTCCCGGCAATGAAGATGACGTGGAGCTCGTAAAGAGGTTCTTTGGAGAGAGCGTTGTTGAGCCGGGAAGTGTTATTGAGATAAATGGGAAGACCCTCGCCCTTGGACACACTTGGGAGGACGTTGTCAATAAAAACGCCGACTTCAAACTCTACGGCCACAACTTCAGGGTAATCCCAAAGGGATTAAACGCAGTCCTGGGGGTTAACTTCATTTTCCTCCCGAGCGGGAGGGTCGTAAGGATAGACTACCCGGTTGGAACCGACACTGCAAGGGGTTACAAACTCAGGAGGGGGTTATGATGAGGCTCATGCGCTTTGGACCCTCGATTGTTTTCCTGAGGGGTGACGTGGAAAAGTTGAAGGACGCTGTAAAGGAGCTCTTTAATGTGGAGGAGATACCCACAGAGGAGGCAATAAGGGAAAGTAGCGAGTTTGAGACGATACTCCTTGTTACACCACCAGAGGAGACCGGGACAGTGCCACCAGAGACGGGCTTTCACATAAAGCAGGGTGCAAAGGTCGTCCTCTCGGAGATAGTGAACAGCAAGCTACCCGTTGAGAGGGTGGAAATTGAGAGCACGATAATAATCCTCCGTGTCCCCGAGAAGGTGGAGGAGGCACTAAAACTGCTTGCCGAGAAGTTCAATGGTGAGATAATGAGCCAGATAGACGCCCTCAACCTCGGAGAGGCCTGCGACACAGTAATTTCAGTCACCAGGAAGAAGCTGAGCTCGCCGATAGGGCCCGAGGACATTGATGGGGCCGTTCTGGTTAGGAGGGACTTCCTAAGTGTTTACAGGGAGCTTCTCATAGATACGCCGATGCTTCTCCTCAAGCTCCTGCCTGAATGGAACGAGCTGACAATAAAGCTCTATGATACTGAGAGGCGCTACGAAGAAAACATTGAACGGCTCTTGCTCGTTATAGAGGACCTGGATTTGGGCTTTATAGTGGGAGAGGGCTGGGACTGGGACTATCCACGGCCATTCATGCGCGTTCCCGTTTATAAGCTCAAGCTTCTCACGTGGGAGAAACCGGAAAAGGTTAAGTTCCTACTCAAGGGACTTGAGTATAGGGGTTACAAAAGGCTTTGCGACATCGATGTTTTTGTTGGAAACAAGAAGATAGAGTGGATAAGCCTCGGAAAGTTCGGCTCGAAGTTCGAGCTGGCCCAAAAAGCCAGAGAAGAGCTCGAAAAACTTCTGAGTGATGACGTGAAGAAAAAACTCCACGAGATAGAGGAAAGACTTATCGCTGAATCCAAGGAGTGACTCATCGCTTTCTTATCTTTGCCACAAAAAACCCGCTCGTGTCGTGCCTGTCCGGATAGAAGCGCCTCGCCTTTTTCATCTCTTCGCTCAGCTCGATTCCAAAGGGATTGGTTAAAGCCGGCTCGCCGTATCTCAGGGGGAGGAGCTCAACGTCGAAGTTATCCAGAACCCATTGGATTACGAACTCGTTCTCCTCCGGTTCAAGGGAACATGTGGAGTAAACGAGGATTCCGCCTTTTTTAAGGACGCTTAGACCTTTCTCGATGAGCCTCATCTGGAGATTCTGGCAGAACTTAACGTCCTCCATAGTTCTGCTGGTTTTTCTCTCCGGGTTCTTGTGTATCGTCCCGGAACCTGTGCAGGGGGCATCGAGGAGAATTTTATCGAACTCAACGCCAAGCTCGTCTATGTAGAGAGATGATTTATGGAAGAGAACCGTGTTTGTAACGCCGAGACGGGAAAGGTTAAGTCTCGTCTCCTTTAAGCGTTCCTCGCCGACGTCGAAGGCGTAGATTATTCCCCCGTTCTCCATCAGCTGGGCGAGGTAGCTTGTCTTCCCACCGGGGGCGGCGGCCATGTCAGCAACCGCCTCTCCCGGCTTCGGCTCAAGGGCAACGGGGGGATACATCGAGCTTGCCTCCTGAATGTAGAGGAGGCCACTGAGATATTCGGGCGTTGAAGTTATCGAGAAGGGTTCTTTTGTCAGGCAGAAACCTTCCCTCGCCCATGGCACTCTTCTAAACTGGAAGCCCTTCTTGTTGAGGAGCTTTGTAAGCTTTGGAATCTCAACGCGGAGCGTATTTACACGGAAACACCTTGGAAGAGGCCTTTCCATGGCCTCGGCTATTTTTAACGCCCTTTCGCCCCAGAGCTGGTAATAGCGTTCCGCGAACGTTTTGGAGTAGCCGAGGGAAAACAACTTTTCGAGCATGGTTGGAGGTTGGGAGGGGGGTTTAAAACGTCTGCGCTTTGAAGTTTTGTGGAAACTCTTTTAACTTCAATGTTGAGAAAAATATGGGTAGATTAGAATGAGGAAACTCCTCGCCTTGATGTTAATGGGACTCGTTATTCTCGTGAGCGGATGCCTTGGATCAGCACCAACAACATCATCTACACACCAACCCTCAACCTCAACGACGTATTCTCAGTCCCAGAGTCTTCCCAACGTTACTCATTCCCAAGGCTTTCCTGAAAACTCTTCAAAAAACGTTTCCCAATCTTCACAGGGCATAAACTTCACTCCAGTCGAGGTAAACCTCTCTCCTAGGGTTCACCTTGAGATAGACCCGCGCGTTGAACTCATTCAGATAATCTACTTCATAGCCAATCCCAAATGGTATCAGGAAAGGGTCAGCCCTTACCTTGCGGGAGCAACTCCATATAATTACCCTTACATGAAAGACGTCGCTGAATACTTCGAGAACTATACAAACGCCACCGCGGTCAAAATGATCCCAATAATGGTAAAGGAGGGCATTGCATACGATGCAATCCCCGAGTTCGCCCTTCATTTGAATCCGGTCAACTTTTCAAAGGCCATGAACTGGAGCGATATGCTCCAGTACAGGCCGTGGCTGAACACCACCTTACTCGACAAGTTCGCCCGGGCGGTTGCCCAGTTCGCCAATGAGACAGACTTCTGGAAGTTCTACAACGAGCACAGAGCGTTCTACAACGAAACTCTCCGCAGATTCGAGGAAGGAAACGGTAAAACAATTCTCAACGTGACCCGGTTCGAGGAGAGCTTCTTTGGCGAAAAAGCTTCTTCATGGACGATAGTTCCTCTCACATTAATATCCAGACATGGATTTGGTTTTTACATAAACAGAAAGGGGGACAAATACGTCTACGCGTTTCTCGGGTTTAGTAATGTCAAAGACGGCATTCCAATAGTTTATCTCTCGGAATATGGAATAACTTTCCTTGTTCACGAGTTCGCCCACAGCTTTGTGAATCCAGCGGTGAACGAGTATTACAGCCTCTTTCAGCCCTACGAGTCGCTCTACGACCCAGTAAGGGAAAAGCTCTCCATGATGGCATACACCAACTTCAAGATAATGCTCTACGAAACCTTTGTCAGGGCCGTCGAGGTTTACTATCTCAACATTACAGGCAATAAAGACGATGCCAAAAGAAAACTCGGTATGTACAGCGTGCCCTTCTATTTCATAAAGGACGTCTACAATGCCTACGTCAACGACTACATGAAGCACAGAGACGTTTATAAGAACTACACCGATTTCATGCCAGAACTTGCAAAAGTTGTTGGGAAAGTTTACAACGAGACCGACGGAGGAAAGAAAGTTAAACCTCCGATGACGGTTTACGACTTCCTCAAACGGGCTAACTCAACTGGTGCAATCGTTGCATACAGTTCAGGAGGCTACTCTCGGAGAGTCGCTGAGAACGAGTACCACTGGCTGTTAAGTCTTGGCATCAACGCAACCCTGAAACCTGTATCAAACCTCACGGAGAAAGAACTAAAGGGTAATCTGATGCTGGTTCTTTACTCCAACAGCTCCCTGCTCAAAGAACTCAACAGGAACGCCCTCGTCACGGTAAACGGCAACAAGTTTTACAGCAGACCAAGCGGAGAAACCTACACAGGTGGGCTGAAAGTCTTTGAAGTTTTCAGAAACCCGTGGAATGAGAGTGCAGTGGTTTATTTAGCAGTTGGAAGTGGTAGGTGGCCCTTCTACAACGGATACTTCCCGCGCATTTACTATCTAACGTACGTAATTATCCCTGATTGGGGTGGTGATGCCTTCGAGTGGGCATGAATGCAGTTTTGACATTTTTCCTTTTTTCTAGCCTTATGGAGCTAGCCTTATGGAGAATGATTAAAGAAAAAACATCAAACCTTAATCCCGCCCATGACGAGGGCCATAACCGCTTTCTGGGCGTGGAGCCTGTTCTCGGCCTGGTCAAAGACGACGCTGTTCGGGCTGTCTATGACATCATCAGTAACTTCCTCGCCTCTGTGAGCGGGGAGACAGTGCATGAAGATGTAATCCGGCTTGGCGTGCTTGACAAGCTCTTTGTTGACCTGGAACGGCTGGAATATCTTCCTCCTCTGCTCTGCTTCCGCTTCCTGTCCCATGCTCGCCCAGACATCGGTGTATATGACGTCCGCGTCCTTAACGGCCTTGACCGGGTCATGGAGGAGCTCAAAGCTTCCACCGCTCTCAGCCGCGTTCTGCTCCGCCCACTTGATAACCCTCTCGTCGGGCTCGTAGCCTTCGGGCGTTGCAACCACAACGTGGGCACCGAGCTTTGTGCCCGCTATCATTAGTGAGTGGGCCACGTTGTTTCCATCTCCAACGTATACTATCTTAAGACCGGCTATACGACCCTTCTTCTCAAGTATGGTCTGGTAGTCGGCCAGAGCCTGGCACGGGTGGGAGAAATCGCTAAGGCCGTTTATGACCGGGACGCTCGCGTACTTGGCGAGGTCTTCCACATCTTTGTGGGCGTAGACGCGAGCCATTATTCCGTCAACGTACCTGCTGAGAACTCTCGCTGTGTCGGCTATCGTCTCGCCCCTCCTCAGCTGGAGGTCATTGGCGTTGAGGTAGAGGCCATAACCCCCGAGCTGGTAGATTCCGACCTCGAAGGAAATCCTCGTCCTCGTTGATGGCTTCTGGAATATCATGGCTAGCGTTTTGCCCTCAAGAACGCGATGGGGCTTCCCAATCTTGTTCCAAATCTTCATCATTTCCGCCGTCTTGAGAATAGTCTCAATCTCCTCCCTTGTGAAGTCCTGAAGGCAGAGAACGTCCCTTCCGGCCAAACTAACCACCATGTGCATCACCGTTTAAAGCTGTCTACTGAATTTAATAATCCTTTCGTCGGAAAATCATCGGAGTTTCTGAAATTGTT from Thermococcus sp. harbors:
- a CDS encoding 16S rRNA methyltransferase, with translation MLHLVIADSELELVPKSIVEHPAVVNYARRRGKKPEEVILDSSYHHSALKKLEDGDRRGRPDIVHICLLNALESIANKEGKLRVYVHTRNDEVIYIKPETRLPRNYNRFLGLMESLFKNRVVPKDLELLRLEEKTLGELIEEIGPDEVFVMHEEGELVKPRDFGKSLAELENPVVIVGGFPHGDFRSPVKGRKVSLYREPLMAWTVVNEIIVNFETYLNL
- a CDS encoding saccharopine dehydrogenase family protein; amino-acid sequence: MKAQSKTPSVSAMKVLVLGAGNVGKAIAWDLKDEFEVYVADLSEERLGAVSEFATPLKVDASRFDKLVEVMRGFELVVGALPGRFGYSSIKAAIKAGVDMVDVSFMPENPLELREEAENAQVTVIFDAGFAPGLSHILMGRIWNELDDMSEGYIYVGGLPKEPRPPLYYRITWSPKDLIEEYTRPARLIRDGELSSIDPLSEVKTVKIEGFTFEAFPSDGLRSLLESVRVERLEEWTLRWPGHLEKMRVLKELGFFKPEHVDKTLEVITPLMTYESPDFSVLKVVGREPEREISYTLLDEEREFTSMARVTGYTASAIARLVSEGSCIFGVIPPEILGMRIDTFKRILDELEEKGIKPRREECAPPGDS
- a CDS encoding metallophosphoesterase is translated as MLGFLRRRKLRNLRKNTEETLVMHVGDTPESVYRFIERLIDDYRPEIIIHTGDLVDNVKLERKPELKPAYEAGLRKLARILKGSKAKLYIVPGNEDDVELVKRFFGESVVEPGSVIEINGKTLALGHTWEDVVNKNADFKLYGHNFRVIPKGLNAVLGVNFIFLPSGRVVRIDYPVGTDTARGYKLRRGL
- a CDS encoding RsmB/NOP family class I SAM-dependent RNA methyltransferase, with the translated sequence MLEKLFSLGYSKTFAERYYQLWGERALKIAEAMERPLPRCFRVNTLRVEIPKLTKLLNKKGFQFRRVPWAREGFCLTKEPFSITSTPEYLSGLLYIQEASSMYPPVALEPKPGEAVADMAAAPGGKTSYLAQLMENGGIIYAFDVGEERLKETRLNLSRLGVTNTVLFHKSSLYIDELGVEFDKILLDAPCTGSGTIHKNPERKTSRTMEDVKFCQNLQMRLIEKGLSVLKKGGILVYSTCSLEPEENEFVIQWVLDNFDVELLPLRYGEPALTNPFGIELSEEMKKARRFYPDRHDTSGFFVAKIRKR
- a CDS encoding DUF4932 domain-containing protein, yielding MRKLLALMLMGLVILVSGCLGSAPTTSSTHQPSTSTTYSQSQSLPNVTHSQGFPENSSKNVSQSSQGINFTPVEVNLSPRVHLEIDPRVELIQIIYFIANPKWYQERVSPYLAGATPYNYPYMKDVAEYFENYTNATAVKMIPIMVKEGIAYDAIPEFALHLNPVNFSKAMNWSDMLQYRPWLNTTLLDKFARAVAQFANETDFWKFYNEHRAFYNETLRRFEEGNGKTILNVTRFEESFFGEKASSWTIVPLTLISRHGFGFYINRKGDKYVYAFLGFSNVKDGIPIVYLSEYGITFLVHEFAHSFVNPAVNEYYSLFQPYESLYDPVREKLSMMAYTNFKIMLYETFVRAVEVYYLNITGNKDDAKRKLGMYSVPFYFIKDVYNAYVNDYMKHRDVYKNYTDFMPELAKVVGKVYNETDGGKKVKPPMTVYDFLKRANSTGAIVAYSSGGYSRRVAENEYHWLLSLGINATLKPVSNLTEKELKGNLMLVLYSNSSLLKELNRNALVTVNGNKFYSRPSGETYTGGLKVFEVFRNPWNESAVVYLAVGSGRWPFYNGYFPRIYYLTYVIIPDWGGDAFEWA
- the argF gene encoding ornithine carbamoyltransferase, giving the protein MVVSLAGRDVLCLQDFTREEIETILKTAEMMKIWNKIGKPHRVLEGKTLAMIFQKPSTRTRISFEVGIYQLGGYGLYLNANDLQLRRGETIADTARVLSRYVDGIMARVYAHKDVEDLAKYASVPVINGLSDFSHPCQALADYQTILEKKGRIAGLKIVYVGDGNNVAHSLMIAGTKLGAHVVVATPEGYEPDERVIKWAEQNAAESGGSFELLHDPVKAVKDADVIYTDVWASMGQEAEAEQRRKIFQPFQVNKELVKHAKPDYIFMHCLPAHRGEEVTDDVIDSPNSVVFDQAENRLHAQKAVMALVMGGIKV